The Meriones unguiculatus strain TT.TT164.6M chromosome 3, Bangor_MerUng_6.1, whole genome shotgun sequence genomic sequence AAACAAGAAAAGGATCCTCTTTACTATGTGAGCAAAACCAGGGCTAGTTATGCTAAGAGTTCACCTAGAGTCAGACATCCCAAAGTCTAGTTTACTAGAGACCTGTAACTTCAAGTAGAGCTTCATGTCGCCCCACTGTGCATGCCGAGGGTTCTTCTTCACGATGAACCTGAGCGCCggctctcttttctctaagtcgCAGTCTTTCAGAAGGTACTCCTGcttggcttctgttttggttATGAGCTTGTGTTTGTCATCAGCATCTCTGCAAAGAGATTAAGAGCATTATATAAACTATTTTAATTAAACTGAGTTTTCAGACAGCCCAGCAACCACAAGGCCTGTGCAGCCAAAGATGCAGAATGTCATTTCCCTGCCTTTGGTTCTCAGGGTCAAAGTCATAAAAATTTAAGCAGATTCTGGTCATATAACAATTAAGAATCTTCTTAAAGCCTTTCTTATTCCAGAaagaacttaaaataaaaatacagatacaacgaaaaaaaagactcatgagaaacaaaatataattGAGTTACAAGGTCACCAGAAGCAGCAGCTCATGCCATCATCCCAGCATTCGGTAGGCTGAGAAGACTgcaatttcaaggccagcctcaacaCAAAGTCCCATCCCCTGAACACAGCTGGGCTCTGGTGGCCCAAAAGCCAAGgtaaaaacagagacagagaggacccTTGAAGTACCACAGAGTTTATGCATGGCCCATGAACTGGCTAAATTATCTTTTCTCCTTCACTTGTTTCCCACCTAGACGTCAAATAGCACTGTTCAATGTGATAAGAAGACAGCTGTGACTTAATGGATAAAATAGGGCCTTGTTTAATGAGGCTTTGTTCTAGTCAGAAGACAGTCCACACAATGACTGGGAAAATGCTCGAAGACCCATAAACCACAGTGAAGGGATGGAGATTTTCTGGCAGGAGGGTCACCAGAAGGATCTAGTGAGGACACTGGTGAGCAGAGCCCAGCGGAAGCCAGGAAACAGCATCTTAGCAGAGAACCATGGGCACAGAGGCTGCCAGGCAGGGTGGATGGCACACACACCTGGAAGTGAGAGGCAGGAAGACATAGTCAGAGGCAACTGGGGACCTACAGCCGTGGTGAGGACATATTTGAAGTGGAATTAAAAGCCATTTTAACAGATTTGAGCAAAATTCTCTAAAGAGTCGCGAGGTGCAAGCTGAGGAAGGGGGGTGGCTGAGACCAGTTAGAAGATctccacttgggaggctgaggcaggaaggttgtAAGCTCGGCACCGGCCTGCACAGCCCAGTGCACCAAGGCCATGGCTCAGTAGCTGAGTTGCTTCAGTCTCTACCACCACAAAAGCAAGCAGTAGTTTAAAGTAAGCACCTGCAGCTATCACATGTTGACAAATCAAAGTGGTTCATAAGATACGAGTCCATGAACTCTTTCCCACATTCTTCACAGATGGTATAATCAAACTCCATGACGGGCCCTGCAGGAGGAAGGGGGAGTCTTTACTCTTTTGAAGGACTAAAGTACATATTTTCCTCTATCACATTAGTGTACTGTCATAGATATTATACTGATACAAATACCTATGGGAAAAAACGAATTAATCTTAGGTTTatgaaaaacaattttctaagaggaaaattaaaaaaaaggaaattaaaagggGAGGAGATCTGGTAATTCACCAAGTCCTTCTGAACCTCAACCATTTGCAGTGCTGCCTCGCTTACACCATGTCATAAGGGATCCTGTGTCCTGGCTTCCAGCATCAGTCTGTCTGCAGGGAATCACAGTACTGCCCTGGTCCAGCTGCCTTGAGAAGCGTGTGTTAGAGGTTTTTCAGGTTAAGAGTCCATGTTCCTGAGACACAGAGGCAATCCCTCAGATGGTAGATCATTCAGACCACCTTGTGATTCTCTGTGTTCTTAGAACTCAACAAAGCATATAGAAGCTTGACATTGGTTTCAGACATTAATCTTGTGTGCTCTGTATAGCTTCCAAACATCACTGTATCCTGGCAACTGCCATTATATACTCTTTCTGATAAAGGTATAAAAAGCCTGATTGCTCGGAATAAACTTGTCTCAGCCTTAGTCTTGCTGACACCTTCCAACCTAACCTGGTGAAGATTCATTTCTCATGAGCCAAATCAGGAAACCAGAAGTACTGCCCTGCCATCGGTCATCTCACCGATTGTGGTCTGGCAGTCTGGGGAGGCCCGAGGGATCAAATTCAAGTAGCTTGGATGGCTGTGTTCCTTCCTGAGGACATTTTGAGCTCCTAGAAGCTGCCcattttcctcccccaccccccaccttcaAGACCAAGACAAGTTTCCCACATGCCTTCGCTGGCTTCCTCTACAAGACCAGTCTCTCAGGAAGCCCTGACTGCATTGGGCTCACTGGGATTATGGTGATCTCCACcatttcaagtctttgactttaATCCTATCTGTAAAGTCTCCTCTAAGTAAAGAACATATACAGGCTCCACGGCAGGTAGAGTATGGACATCGTAGCCTTTTGTTCTGCCAACTGGGTACTGCTGAGAGCACAGACTGGCCCCATGGGGGGGAGAAAGGCCACTAGCACACCAAGCAGTCAAAGCAGCAGAGAACAAGGCAACACAGCACACTAAGATGGGGACATTACTCTTTCCACCCCGTCAACAGTGCAACTGCTTCCACTCTACCATGTCACCTCCTGGCTTATAAACTTAAGGGAGAGTCACCGAGCCCTGCAGCCCTCAGCACGCCACACAGAACTGACCCTGCCAAGGTAAAGCTGGATTCTCTTAGAGACACCAATGTCTCGCTAAGGACCTAGCTAATAGTCCTCCGACAAATGTAAGCCCCACTGGAAAACCTCAGGATGACCACTACTGCCAGCCCCAGCTCTGAAGGCTGCCACGGTGGAAAAACAATTCCAGCACTGCCTCCCTTAGCTACTTCAAAAGCGAGGTCTGTCAAATTCCCACCACCCCTTAACTCCACTAATCTCCAAGCTCTTCAAAGAAATGGTTCTTCGTAAAACAGGACATAGCtgcagaaaagagaaacaaaatagtTTAGAAGGTTGTTaatctcttgaaaatatttactaGGATGAAGAGAAACTGTGATCGAAGTACCGTTAGATAGCTACATCATATTATTCAGAAACCCTGAAAGGTGCCACAGCTTTGTAGGGTTAAAACTAGGTCATCAGGGGAACTCTTAAATATATACACAAGGAGATTTTCCATCGCGATCAGCCTGTTCAATTTGCCACTCAGTCCCCATCCTCCTTATCCATTTATCGAGGTCTCTATTTTttaaaggatgatttttttttttaatgatttgctACTGTCCTTTATTACTGTGTCTTGAATTAACTGGTGCCTCCTACGTCACTGCAACATGCCTCCATCAATTCAGAACAGTTACATTTTCGGTGGCCATGTACCCTAACAGGCCACCAAGTTCTAGATAGTAGGTCCCAGAAGTATCATTTTCAGCACCAGCACCCATCACCAACGGCCTCCCAGTTGTGTTCCACAGGCAGCCAGGGTGGAGGCCCTCCCACTGCAAGCTCTCCAGCCTGCACCTGCAGGCAGCACTCACGGGTGGCCACCCTAACGTTATTAACACGGTCAGAGCTTCCAGCCTGTGAGGGGTAGTGTAAGTCACCTGCTGGACAGGAAGGGTCAAGGATGAAAGCTTAGAACCCTGGGAATGTATCATTTTCCGCTAGAGCTGACACGAACACAGGTTATCCAGGTGTCCCTCCTGTATAAAGGACAAGACAAGAGCTCTTACTTAAGCCGCTAACAAGaataaaaccaaaatcaaaagaaCGTGATTTGAAAAATCTGCATGTAAGCCCAGTTTCTTCCGATTCAACTAGACCCCAGCCCCTTGACCAACAGGAACGCAAAGCTCATGCTATTCATGTGTTCTGTCCTTTACTTTAGTAAACTTTCCCATTTGCTACTGTTTCATCGAACCAAACACCATTTTCCCTACAGCAATGCCCTAggcatgttttttgttgtttttttttttaactttttttagtatttaaccttttttttttttaattaaatattcctaGGCATGTTTTAATTGAGGTAGCAAGGCAAGCTCTCAACCGATACATAATGCCTCTTTAAATTAAAACACAGCTTTTGCAGATTCAGGAATCAAAAATAGTCACAGTAAGCcttgctatggtttgaatgtcTGCACGGGCTCATGTACTGGAACACTTGATTCTCCGCACGGTTTGGGGAGGTTCAGAaccttcaggaggcagagtctaGATGGAGGAAGAAGGATCCTTAAGTGCAGGACTTGAGGGCCGCAGCCTGGCCACACTTCCAGGAGAGCCTTCTGCCTCCTGGTTGGCAGCTGCCACCTGACTGTTGCCATGGACCAAGCCCtttgccatgccttccccaccatgatggactgatACCACCTGAACTGTGTTCAAAATAACTTTCCTCACTAGAGTTGCTCCAGTGAAAAATAAATGAGACAGGTTTCATAACCACAAAATCACAGTGACACAAAGGTCACTGAATCCAGTGTGTTCCCTCGTTAAAACAGGGCTGCTCCCCACAGAAATACAGTGAGGCAGCCTTGCGTTTCTTCTCCCCTGCTCCCTCAAGTCTTCCCATCAGTCTTTTGTGCCCTGAATCCCAAGGCTTTACAGTCCAAGGCAGCAGTCAGTGTGATTGGGAAGCTTCTTCAGGGGCCCTTGGAAGCCACATGATCTATGCAAGGACATTCCACAAGAGTCCAGaggtacacacaggcacaccacCATTACATAGGACCGACACTTCCCTCTCTGGAATTGTCACTATCTTAAATTCTGCTCCCCAAAGGAAAACCCCCTAAGTGCGTGCTCTTTACACTGAGAGGACACTTCTGGACCTGTGTGCTGCTGGAAGGATTCTTCAGTTAAGTCAGCCAGTATTTAGAACTGTCTCTGATGTGTCGATTTCAAAACATGTGGCCACTCTCTTTCGGAACTACATGCCTGCCTATATGCCCTCTTGAAATATGGCATCCGATATGAACATGAGAGTGTTACCCTCTAGGCCTCAATGTCTGCCACTCACGGTGCTGGGCACACTTCTTACGCCACAGCTAAAGGCTACACTAGGTTTCTCCAGCTCCGACAATTTCAGATTTCAAACAAACTTTTGTCTTTTCCATGCTGTGAAAGTGTTCTCAGCTGGGAGAATGTGTACATATAACTGACTTACTGACATCCTAACCCCACGTGGCAAATTCACAGCCCTCCTTCTATTCCAGctttaaataaaacaatgtttGAAGTGGGTACTGGCTTCTCCTTTGGGGctataaaaagaatttttttcttcttgtgttttttagttttttctttttctttttttttaaagatggggttGGTGATGTAAGTTTCTATCTGTCAACTTGCCACAACCTAAAATCACTAGACACAAGAGTCTGGACTGAGGAGCTGTCAAGATTGGGTTGTCCTGTGACCCTGCCTGTGGGGCCGTCTTAACTTTTAGTTCACGTGGGAAGGCCCAGCACTGTAGGCAGCACCACTCCCTGGCTGGGATTCCTTGGCTATGTAAGGTGTGAGCACAGAGGGGCTAGCTGAGGCAAGCATGGGTGCATCTGCCCCTCTCAGCTCTTTACTTGGGTGTGCTGTAGCTAGCCGCTCAAGTTCCTGCCTTCAAGGGCCTCCAATGGTGGGCTACGACCTGAATTTCTATGCAAAGgggcccttcctccctcatttctcaaGGTGTTTGAACTCAAACAGGGCTTTACCGTGTTTTGCCAGCCTGCtgcatcctttttttctttctttgagacagagtcgaCTTTGTTGCTCTGGCTGGTCTGGGACTCACtgtctataccaggctggcctcaagctcccaAAGATCcatctgctgggattaaaggtgcacgcCACCAGACctcaccaggctagccttaaccTCCTCAATTCAGTTCATcatcctgctttagcctcccaggTAACACGATGGCCAGCTCATGAAAATACTTCTGAGCACTTACTCTGTCCATCAGTCCCTTGGCTCCTGCCTATGACACAATAGTGAATGTGTGTCTACCACATGTACGCAAACCAAGTAATCATTCCCACATTCCCACAAGAAGTATTTGACTTCTTGTtgttaataaacatttttaataaatgcaGTGCTACATCGATGAACaaataaagaacataaaaatataaagccCTTAGGAATTTCATTAAGAAAGGCATCATGTAAAACTATATGttaatagccaggcatggtgacacacatctttaatcccagcacacaggaggcagaagcaggtggatctctgtgagtctggggctagcctggtctaaagaaCGAATTataggacagccacggctacacagagaaaccctgttttaggggtaaaacaaaaaacaaactacgTGTTAACAAGCCCAGGCTACAAATACATTCAGACAATGGAAGTAAAATTgtacatattaaatataaaatgttctatttttttccttgcaaaaagaagttattttaattggacattgctaatatttattttaaatcctcTTTAAAGAACATCATCAAGCCAATGCAAATATGCCCTCAGCTGAGAGAAAAGGAATAGTGAACTATTTATATACTAAAACTAACAAGAAACCTATATTTAGAATTTATAAAGTTTTGTATCACCATTAGATAGTTTAAAATTATACAAAAGTTTTGAATAGATACTACTCCAAAATTTAAAATGGGCAACAAATACTTAAAAGGAtgttcaaggggctggagagatgtctcagaggttaagaacactggctgttcttccaaaggtcctgggttcaattctcagcaaccacatggtggctcacaaccatctataatgagatctggtgccctcttctggtgtgcaggctcACATGCAGTCAGTATATGGCATaaataatgaatctttaaaaaaaaatttaaatttaaagaaaaaaaaaagaccaataaaaaaaaaaaactgttaccTTAATGTGGAGAAGCCCCTTCCTGATAAGAGTTTGAAACTGTGAATCTGCCTAAAGCTGTCTTGCAGTGCTTCATAACATTAGACTTCGTATTAGCATATGTCCAAGAAATTGCATGTGTAAGCATATTTGTTCTACCATGAAAAGGGAGCACGCATGAAAGTTATAGTTGTAaccaataaatatatataaaaaatatatatatacacacacacatatgcatatagttgtattttccccttttattgaaaatagattcttttttcctataatatatcctgattaattcccctccctctactccttccagttcctccccacctccccaggtCTTCTCATTGATCAATGGGCAAAGAATTCTTCATGTTGCTCCAAAATAACCAATGCCAATACTTCTTTTGTGGAAAAACTTATGCTTTACCTGGTTCGTGAACAATGTTTCCAATGCTgtgtttctcctcttcctcttctaaaATAAAGCCGCCTTTGGTGTCAATCATTTTGGGAGCTGGCTTTACACTGGTCATGCCTACAGAAAGCAGATGAATGCAGTCATCAGCCTGTGTATCCCCCCGTGGGTAAACAGGAAAAGGATAACAGTGTCACCACCTTCAATTCAAACTGTCCTGAAGAACCCAGCTGGCATAGCAtggcaggaaaacaaaacaaaacaaatgcctaggTGTTTGAAAGGAGTAAAATGCTATTTCCTCACAGGTGACATGACCATGTATGTAAAGAGCCACAAGAACCTGCCGCCCAATTAAAGAACAGCCTCCTGAAGCCGCTACACTGACCACAGGAGACACAGAAATCAAAGACAACACAGGCCCCTGGGATGCACCAGGCGGAGCTCACTGGACCTCGCGTTAGGAAATGGGAACTTGGAGGCCCACTCCTACAGCCACAATAAATCCACCCCACACCCCAGATCTCAATGAACTCCCAGCACATCAGAGGTTTAGTGCCAATTAGAGACAGGAAAAACCACTCCACACCACTAGAGGAACACCTACACCCCTAACAACTCTCCAGTGAATTCCAGCTGGGTGCCCTCTGCTTCCATGCTGATGCAATGTACCTGGAGTTGAAGCCCACAGGtcatgggttcagttcccaactacACAACTTCAGATGCTAAGTGCAGGCAGGGACTTTGGTCAGCTGGCTCTAAATCAGTTTCTAAAGCTACTTCCCTCCCCACCAGTTGTTACAGACCTGCATGACCAGACCCAGGCATCTTAGGCTACTCCTAGTTCCCTGTAGCCCCGGTGTGGAACTGAACTGCGCTGTCCCTACACTTGCCAGGGACTCTCACGGCGTTAGACATTCCCAGCAGGTAGGTGAAAAACATCTGTAAGACATTTCATCTACCAGCGTCTACCTGCATACAGATAATGAGAAACTGAGGCTGCACAGAGATCTTACAAGATCTGCACTAGAACCAACAAAGATGATGAAAATAACTTTTCGTATTACAAAATGGCATAGAAGGACTTTCAAATGACTTTGCAAGATCCAAATCTAAGTTAGTCACAAGCCAGCTCTGCTGGTCAGGGGCAACCGATCAAATTCAGTGGCAACTCTAAAAGTACAAACTGCCATAAAACATACGCATTATTGTTTTTCAGTACATActgccaaaacaaaacatacatacatacatataaatggaattgtgtgagagagagggataaaaaagtaaattacttCTGTATAAATAATTTGGGTGAATTAATACCAGCAGCCCAAGGCAGAATTGacattaaaaacacagaaaatagcaAGGCAGGGGCTACCCTAAGGTGCCGAGTGTAGCCAAAATGAACCCAGGGCCACATGGTACTGATTAATCAGGTACTGATTAACCtgagaaaaaaattccttttctttattgatgTCAACTGCCAGACGGTAAAAACAAGCCCTGCCCTTTCCATTTTCTTAGACAGCCATGAGAATCCAATCGCCGGTGTTAACTCTACCAGGCCCGGAGAAAAGACCGGGCCAGGGTCACTTCTGCTGGGCGCAGGCTTATTTAATGGTTGCCAGGCTGAAAGCTCTGCCCCGTAGAGGCGCCAGGCAAAGGGCACGACAGGGAAGGTCTGGAAACGCGGAGGCGCGGCCATGCACGGCTGTTCCCACACAGCGAGGCCGAGGGAGCCGCCGTGGTGCAGCGTGAAGGCCCGGGATGCGGTCACAAGCCCGCGGGAGGGAGCCGTGCGCGCGCCCGTCGGGGCCCCACCTCCgctggccgccgccgccgcggggtACGGCCGCGCCGCCAGCCGCGCCTGCCGCAGCATCAGCGCCCGCTGCCGCTTCCGCTCCACGCTAGCGCGTACGGCGGCCGGCAGCTCCGTGGGCTCCTCCGCGGCCGCGGGCTCCGGTGACGTCCGCTCGCCCCGCGCCGTCGCCATCGCCAGCCTGCTCGGTCTGTCAGCGCACGCGTAGCACCAGCAGCTTCCCGTAGGCACAGTCCCGACCCTACCCTAGACCGCCTGTGCAAAAAAGCGCGCCTGCGCAGTCAGAGTGGTGGCGGAAACGGTGATGGGCGTGGCAGTGCGCCTGCGCAGCCGAGGGGTAGTGGCGGAAGAAGTGAGAGAGCTTTTGTTGACTTATAACCCGGACCAAGGGATGCAAGAGGTTCGGAACTctaaggtcatccttgactgcACAGTATGttccagagcagcctgggctacaggagaccctgtttgAAAAAGTAAAGAGAGCATGGAGAAGAGCATCGGGAATGAAGAACGGCAATGTGACAGCTAAAAAGCATGAGAGCAGGAAGGCAACAGAGAAAAAAGTAGGGCACAGTGTGAGCTCCGACACCAGCTTTGGGGGATGGGTAGAGAACCAAAGCCAAAACGACATAGAAAGCCAGGCAGCGCCATGACAACAGACTGGCCATTCTATACCCAGAAGaaacctcccccctccccagttTCTGACACCTTTCATCCAGGGGGAATATACTGTGACAGTGACTCCTCCTGCGTGGCAAGATGGCTTTGAAAAAGAGAGTGCACGTTGTTACTCCCCGTGATTTGGACTGACGTGCCAGgggccatgttcatagcagctttgttcccAATAACCAAACGCTGCAAATTGTCCATCAACTTAGGAGTGGCTAAACAAAGCATGATATTACCATACAATCAGCTGTTTTCTCTTCAGCCATGAAGAATAACGAAGCACTATGCTGTGATATGACTGGGCCTTGAAAATGTTATGCTAAGAGAAAGAAGCCACCCACAAAAAGGCCATAGTGTGTGAGTGCATTTATATGAAACCCACGGAATGAGCAATCCCGCCATCATAAAAGCAGATTAGAGGTTCCCAGGGTGTGAAGCTACGTGGTTCCCGGGAGGAGACACTGCTCAGTGGGTATAGGACTCCTTCTGGGGTGACGAAAATTCTAGACACCGTTGATGCTTGTGCAGCTTCTTGGATGTATTCTCTGGCCACAGCGGGGAATCGGCATCAGAATTGTATAAAGCCCCCCCCCCGGCAGCAAATTATAAGTGCCAGGTGCCTACCATAGGCTCTGCATGGTTCTCTCTTGATGGCTGAGGGGTATTTCTAGAGGATGAGATGATAGtgttccccccccaaaaaaaaaattatctctggGAGTGACCGGTGCCCAGAATCCTCTCCCAACAAAGCACTGGATGTGGCAGGATGCAGGGTGCAGCTCGGATGCTTCATGGGCCCTGGTGTTTTGAAACTCTCGGCAACTTCTTGGTCTCCCTTTCCAGGTAACTCCCTCTCCTTCGGCACGGGGACTTTTGTGATAGTTTTATGTAAGCAGGTCTGAACTGTGGGCTGGCGCGTCAACCAATCTCAAAGCAGACGCCCTCCTCAAAGGAAGAGTGCGTGCCCTGATCTGTGCACCCCACAGGGTGACAAAGGATATGGGTTTGCCCAGAGCAAAGCACATGAGTCACCTTGGTGGGAGCACAGGAGAAAGGGGACAATGACAACAAACCAGGGGCCTTGTTTGCCTCTTCCCCGTCTCGGGGAAACCGTGACGGCATCCACCTTCCCACAGTATACCTCCTTCATCTCCAACAGAGCTTGGCTAGATAAGGAAGGAGCACCAAGGACAGGGAGCACTGAAAGCCCGCAGGGAGGGGACGAGAACCCTGGCAGAGGCCCTGCCAAGACCTCCTGTCCACGTGCATGACTGGGCTggttttttgatttttggttttgttttgcttttttctgaTTCTCTAAGGCTTTACCCCTAAATGTGGTCACTTTGACCAGCCACTGGCATCTATTCACAGCAGAGGAACATCTGTGATCTGGAACACACCAAGGTTggcctctgtcttttttttttttttttttttttttttttgacaaaccTGCAGCAACAGGAATGAGCTCGATGAAGTTGACTTGAGCTGTGAGGA encodes the following:
- the Xpa gene encoding DNA repair protein complementing XP-A cells; the protein is MATARGERTSPEPAAAEEPTELPAAVRASVERKRQRALMLRQARLAARPYPAAAAASGGMTSVKPAPKMIDTKGGFILEEEEEKHSIGNIVHEPGPVMEFDYTICEECGKEFMDSYLMNHFDLSTCDSCRDADDKHKLITKTEAKQEYLLKDCDLEKREPALRFIVKKNPRHAQWGDMKLYLKLQVVKRALEVWGSQEALEDAKEVRQENREKMKQKKFDKKVKELRRAVRSSVWKREKTAHQHEYGPEEHLEDDMYRKACTLCGHELTYEKM